CGCGGCGGCTGCCGCGAAAGCGGGAGCGGCGGGGATGTCGCCTTCGGGTCATGGCGGAAGGATGGCGGGATCCGGCGCGTGGGGGAAGGGCCGATCGGCGCGCGCGTCCCGGATGCGGGAGGCGGCATGGAACAGGCCGCACCTGCGCTCCGCCGGCGCGGCAGCGCACCATCGGGGAAGCACCTCAGAACGGACGGGTCAGGAGTGGAAGCGGACCCGGAGGAATCGCCGCTTGCCGACCTGCAGCAGCACCTCCCCTTCCCGCGGCACGTTGCGCGTTTCGTCGGTGCAGCGCTCGCCGTCCACCCGGACGCCCCCCTGCCGGATCAGCCGCCGGGCTTCGCTCGTCGACCGCGCCAGACCCAGCTCCGCCAACAGCTTCGGCAGCCATGCGGGAGGCCCGCCCGCCGGGAGCGTCCGCTCTTCGATGTCCGAGGGCAGCTCCTTGCGCCCGAAGACCCGCTCGAACTCGCGTTCCGCTCGCTGCGCTGCGTCCTCACCGTGGAACCGGGCCACGATCAGCCGTGCCAGGCGGGCCTTCGCCTCCCGCGGATGCGCCTCGCCGGCCGCGAGCGCCCGTTTCAGGGCCTCCACCTCCGCGGCAGGAAGGCCGCTCACGAGGTCGTACCAGCGCAGCATCAGCTCGTCGCTGATCGACATCACCTTGCCGTAGATCTGGTCCGGCGGCTCCGTCACCCCGATGTAGTTCCCCAGGGACTTCGACATCTTCTGGACGCCGTCGGTGCCCTCGAGCAGTGGCATGGTCATGATGACCTGCGGCTCGAGACCGTAATCGGGCATGATCTCCCGCCCGACGTTCAGGTTGAACAGCTGGTCGGTGCCGCCCAGCTCCACGTCGGCCTCGAGAGCGACCGAGTCGTAGGCCTGAGCCAGCGGATAGAGGAATTCGTGGATCGAGATCGGGCTTCCCGATTCGAACCGCTGCTTGAAGTCCTTCCGCTCCAACATCCGCGCCACCGTGTAGTGGCCGGCGAGCTTGACCATGCCATCCGCGCCGAGCGGGAGCAGCCATTCGGAGTTGAACCGTGTCTCGGTTCGGGCCTCGTCGAGGATCATGAACGCCTGCCGCGTGTAGGTCTCGGCGTTGGCGAGAATCTGCTCCCGCGACAGCGGAGGACGCGTCTTCGACCTCCCCGACGGATCCCCGATGGAGGCGGTGAAGTCGCCGATGACGTAGACGACGCGGTGTCCGAGATCCTGGAACTCGCGCATCTTGGACATCAGCACGGTGTGCCCCAGATGGATATCGGGCGCGGTGGGGTCGAACCCGACCTTCACCGTCAGGGGCCGCCCCGAAGCCCGCGACCGCTCGAGCTTGGCCCGCAGCTCCTCCTCCGACGTCAGGTCGACCACGCCCCGCCGGAGGATCGCGAGCTGCTCCTCCACCGGGGGGAACTTCGGGCTCACCGTGCCGTCCTCCCGCGGCCGGCCCCGTAGCGACCGGCCACGGGAATGCCGAGGCGCCCCCGGACTTCCTCCATCGTGGCCCGAGCCATCGGGGCGAGCTTCTCGGTGCCGGCGGCGAGGATCTCGGCGATGCGGTCCGGGTGGCGCTCGATTTCCGCACGCCGCTCCCGCATCGGCTCGATGACGGCGCTGATGTTCCTCGCGACCACCTTCTTGCAGTCCCGGCAGCCGATGGCGGCCGTGCGGCAACCCTCGGCGGCCCAGCGCTGTTCGTCGGCCGAGGAGAAGAAACGGTGGTAGCTGTAGATGTTGCAGTCCTCGGGAACCCCGGGATCGGTCCTCCGCTTGCGCCGCACGTCGGTCTTC
This DNA window, taken from Acidobacteriota bacterium, encodes the following:
- a CDS encoding tyrosine--tRNA ligase encodes the protein MSPKFPPVEEQLAILRRGVVDLTSEEELRAKLERSRASGRPLTVKVGFDPTAPDIHLGHTVLMSKMREFQDLGHRVVYVIGDFTASIGDPSGRSKTRPPLSREQILANAETYTRQAFMILDEARTETRFNSEWLLPLGADGMVKLAGHYTVARMLERKDFKQRFESGSPISIHEFLYPLAQAYDSVALEADVELGGTDQLFNLNVGREIMPDYGLEPQVIMTMPLLEGTDGVQKMSKSLGNYIGVTEPPDQIYGKVMSISDELMLRWYDLVSGLPAAEVEALKRALAAGEAHPREAKARLARLIVARFHGEDAAQRAEREFERVFGRKELPSDIEERTLPAGGPPAWLPKLLAELGLARSTSEARRLIRQGGVRVDGERCTDETRNVPREGEVLLQVGKRRFLRVRFHS